The Streptomyces sp. RKAG293 genome includes a region encoding these proteins:
- a CDS encoding iron ABC transporter permease, translating into MTPPTTPPAPLTPPAPTTTPAPTTTKSLVPTLRKDAEAASAAPKRRPSPGRRTALLSVCAVAAILVLATTALTTGQIPMPPLTALRALIGLGDSGDVLVVQEFRAPRMAAAIVAGAGLAVAGGLLQRLFRNPLASPDVMGVTGGASLGAVSLLATGASQTLIPLAALGGGLLAAVLLGAFAWRSGLGVTRLVLVGLAVQAGLAAAVNLMVVRFPAELANSALQWTTGSLYGRTWTEVSAAGGAVAAAMAVAFVLHRRLAVLDLGDDSAGGLGLAPSAARLQLLLTAIVLASLAAALTGPVAFVALAVPHVVRFLAGPPTAGTLALSALTGAVLLLGSDLVVQHLLPVHGLPVGVVTATLGAPWLLVLMIRQSRPTHRSFG; encoded by the coding sequence ATGACCCCGCCCACGACCCCGCCCGCCCCCCTGACCCCGCCCGCTCCCACCACGACGCCCGCTCCCACGACGACGAAGTCCCTCGTCCCCACGCTCCGCAAGGATGCCGAGGCTGCCTCCGCCGCCCCGAAACGGCGGCCCTCCCCCGGGCGCCGGACCGCGCTGCTGAGCGTCTGCGCCGTGGCGGCGATCCTCGTACTGGCCACCACCGCGCTCACCACCGGGCAGATCCCGATGCCCCCGCTCACCGCGCTGCGCGCCCTGATCGGCCTCGGCGACTCCGGCGACGTGCTGGTGGTCCAGGAGTTCCGGGCGCCCAGAATGGCGGCGGCGATCGTCGCCGGAGCGGGCCTCGCCGTCGCCGGCGGGCTGCTGCAGCGGCTGTTCCGCAACCCGCTCGCCTCCCCCGACGTCATGGGCGTGACCGGCGGCGCCTCCCTCGGCGCCGTCTCGCTGCTCGCCACCGGCGCCTCGCAGACCCTCATCCCGCTGGCCGCCCTCGGCGGCGGGCTGCTCGCCGCCGTCCTGCTCGGCGCGTTCGCCTGGCGCTCCGGACTCGGCGTCACCCGTCTCGTCCTGGTGGGGCTGGCCGTTCAGGCCGGTCTGGCCGCCGCCGTCAACCTGATGGTGGTGCGCTTCCCCGCCGAACTCGCCAACTCCGCGCTGCAGTGGACGACGGGGTCGCTCTACGGGCGGACCTGGACCGAGGTGTCCGCCGCGGGCGGCGCCGTGGCCGCCGCGATGGCCGTCGCGTTCGTCCTGCACCGGCGCCTCGCCGTCCTCGACCTGGGCGACGACTCGGCGGGCGGGCTCGGCCTGGCGCCGTCCGCCGCGCGCCTCCAACTGCTGCTCACCGCCATCGTGCTGGCCTCGCTGGCCGCCGCGCTCACCGGCCCGGTCGCGTTCGTCGCGCTCGCCGTACCGCACGTGGTCCGCTTCCTCGCCGGACCGCCGACCGCCGGAACGCTCGCGCTGTCGGCGCTGACCGGCGCCGTCCTGCTGCTCGGCTCCGACCTGGTCGTCCAGCATCTTCTGCCGGTGCACGGACTGCCCGTCGGTGTGGTCACCGCGACCCTCGGCGCCCCCTGGCTACTCGTCCTGATGATCCGTCAGAGCAGGCCCACGCACAGGAGTTTCGGATGA
- a CDS encoding ABC transporter ATP-binding protein, translating to MTARADRPNRTNQLSTHGLDLRYGDRLVIGGLDLVLPGGAVTAIVGPNACGKSTLLRGLTRLLSPAAGTVALDGADIHRMPARSLARRMGLLPQQPVTPDAITVEALVRLGRYPHQRLLSPWSATDQAAVDEALERTGTTELRDQHVDQLSGGQRQRAWIALALAQDTELLLLDEPTTFLDLRHQLDVLDLVSDLHTESGRTVVMVLHDLGQAARYADHLVVLQEGRLAAAGPPSEVLDAALVKSVFDVDCQVIPDPETGTPLVVPRGRARRHATAVAG from the coding sequence ATGACCGCCCGCGCCGACCGGCCGAACCGCACCAACCAGCTCTCCACCCACGGCCTGGACCTGCGCTACGGCGACCGGCTGGTGATCGGCGGCCTGGACCTCGTCCTGCCCGGCGGCGCCGTCACCGCCATAGTCGGCCCCAACGCCTGCGGGAAGTCGACGCTGCTGCGCGGGCTGACCCGGCTGCTCTCCCCCGCCGCCGGCACCGTGGCCCTGGACGGCGCGGACATCCACCGGATGCCCGCCCGCTCGCTGGCCCGCCGGATGGGGCTGCTGCCGCAGCAGCCGGTCACCCCCGACGCGATCACCGTCGAGGCACTGGTCCGGCTCGGCCGCTACCCGCACCAGCGGCTGCTCAGCCCCTGGTCGGCCACCGACCAGGCCGCCGTCGACGAGGCCCTGGAGCGCACCGGCACCACGGAACTGCGCGACCAGCACGTGGACCAGCTCTCCGGCGGTCAGCGGCAGCGCGCCTGGATCGCGCTGGCGCTCGCCCAGGACACCGAGCTGCTGCTCCTCGACGAGCCCACCACCTTCCTCGACCTGCGGCACCAACTCGACGTCCTCGACCTGGTGTCGGACCTGCACACCGAGTCCGGCCGCACCGTCGTCATGGTGCTGCACGACCTCGGCCAGGCCGCCCGGTACGCCGACCATCTCGTCGTCCTCCAGGAGGGCCGGCTGGCCGCGGCCGGGCCGCCCTCCGAAGTGCTCGACGCGGCGCTGGTGAAGTCCGTGTTCGACGTGGACTGCCAGGTCATCCCCGACCCGGAGACCGGCACCCCGCTCGTCGTCCCCCGCGGACGCGCCAGACGGCACGCCACCGCCGTCGCCGGCTGA
- a CDS encoding iron-siderophore ABC transporter substrate-binding protein, whose protein sequence is MNTRAPLRRRLVRLIAAPVALVIGVGALAACGSETPAKDDKANAAATADGFPRTITHAMGSTTIPAKPKRVVVLDTGELDDVTMLGITPVGAVAPHLKSEGGFPAYLKGKTDGTKDVGPSAEPNLELIASLKPDLILSSKVRHEKVYDKLKAIAPTVFTATTGFPWKENLAVHAKALGLEKEAAASLKSYEDRAKKLGAAIKAKNGGKEPTASVVRFVAGPTRLYQLDSFSGVVLNDIGLGRPASQNVHSAMLEVGPEQIDKADADLVFVTVSDDPAKTQQSVVESNPVWKDLGAVKNHKVVNVTDETWMSGIGVQAAISMLGDVAKAAGVDLPK, encoded by the coding sequence ATGAACACCAGAGCCCCGCTCCGCCGCCGTCTCGTCCGGCTGATCGCCGCGCCCGTCGCCCTCGTCATCGGCGTGGGCGCGCTCGCCGCCTGCGGCAGTGAGACCCCGGCCAAGGACGACAAGGCGAACGCCGCGGCCACCGCCGACGGTTTCCCGCGCACCATCACGCACGCCATGGGCAGCACCACGATCCCCGCGAAGCCGAAGCGCGTGGTCGTGCTCGACACCGGCGAGCTGGACGACGTGACGATGCTCGGCATCACCCCGGTCGGCGCGGTCGCACCGCACCTCAAGTCCGAGGGCGGCTTCCCCGCGTACCTGAAGGGCAAGACGGATGGCACCAAGGACGTCGGCCCGTCCGCCGAGCCCAACCTGGAGCTGATCGCGTCCCTCAAGCCGGACCTGATCCTCTCCTCGAAGGTCCGCCACGAGAAGGTCTACGACAAGCTCAAGGCCATCGCGCCGACCGTCTTCACCGCGACCACCGGCTTCCCCTGGAAGGAGAACCTGGCGGTCCACGCCAAGGCACTCGGCCTGGAGAAGGAAGCGGCAGCGTCGCTGAAGTCCTACGAGGACCGCGCCAAGAAGCTCGGTGCGGCCATCAAGGCCAAGAACGGTGGCAAGGAGCCGACCGCCTCGGTCGTCCGCTTCGTCGCCGGCCCGACCCGGCTCTACCAGCTGGACTCGTTCAGCGGCGTCGTGCTGAACGACATCGGCCTGGGCCGCCCGGCCTCGCAGAACGTCCACAGCGCGATGCTGGAGGTCGGCCCCGAGCAGATCGACAAGGCCGACGCGGACCTGGTCTTCGTCACCGTCTCCGACGACCCGGCCAAGACGCAGCAGAGCGTCGTCGAGTCCAACCCGGTCTGGAAGGACCTGGGCGCGGTCAAGAACCACAAGGTCGTCAACGTGACCGACGAGACGTGGATGTCCGGCATCGGCGTCCAGGCCGCGATCAGCATGCTCGGCGACGTGGCCAAGGCCGCCGGCGTCGACCTGCCGAAGTGA
- a CDS encoding ATP-grasp domain-containing protein, which produces MRLYLLALNPTDSVTEGFLPAASRLGLDVTVLTDSPAAHQELYGTQVDVEECDVRDFRGVITRIATGHTPHAVFTNSDHLQTQAALAAEYFGLPAKPWQVALRAKDKAQMRRHLAATGADTVWSAELAAGADPVSLLELPVPYPCVVKPREGVASEDVVLVGGPEELVLRCKEIQARRPRAALVAEEYLAGELYTLETLGDGRTRHVLGGFHTEISPPPYFIEERLTFVPAHPEPVVAQILAQLDALGVGFGACHTEFVVQDGRARIIEVNYRAIGDQCDLLLAGLLDIPLFEHILRVHLGEPLPADLGARDDGRARLEYPYAERAGTLTAAPEATERTVDGVRLVYRPLRATGERYELHHTNRDYFGILRATGTDQETIDRVVTDFLGAQRWEITP; this is translated from the coding sequence ATGCGGCTGTATCTGCTCGCGCTCAACCCCACGGACTCCGTCACCGAGGGCTTCCTGCCGGCCGCCTCCCGGCTCGGTCTGGACGTCACCGTGCTCACCGACTCCCCCGCCGCCCACCAGGAGCTGTACGGCACCCAGGTGGACGTCGAGGAGTGCGACGTACGCGACTTCCGCGGCGTCATCACCCGGATCGCCACCGGCCACACCCCCCACGCGGTCTTCACCAACAGCGACCACCTGCAGACCCAGGCCGCCCTCGCCGCCGAGTACTTCGGGCTGCCCGCCAAGCCCTGGCAGGTGGCCCTGCGCGCCAAGGACAAGGCGCAGATGCGCCGCCACCTGGCCGCCACCGGCGCCGACACCGTGTGGTCCGCCGAGCTCGCGGCCGGCGCGGACCCCGTCTCGCTGCTCGAACTGCCGGTGCCCTACCCGTGCGTGGTGAAACCGCGCGAGGGCGTGGCCAGCGAGGACGTGGTCCTCGTCGGCGGCCCCGAGGAGCTGGTGCTGCGCTGCAAGGAGATCCAGGCCCGCCGCCCGCGGGCGGCGCTCGTGGCGGAGGAGTACCTCGCCGGCGAGCTGTACACGCTGGAGACGCTCGGCGACGGCCGCACCCGGCACGTGCTGGGCGGGTTCCACACCGAGATCTCGCCGCCGCCCTACTTCATCGAGGAACGCCTCACCTTCGTCCCCGCGCACCCCGAACCGGTCGTCGCGCAGATCCTCGCGCAACTGGACGCCCTCGGCGTCGGGTTCGGCGCCTGCCACACCGAGTTCGTGGTCCAGGACGGCCGGGCGCGCATCATCGAGGTCAACTACCGGGCCATCGGCGACCAGTGCGACCTGCTGCTCGCCGGGCTGCTCGACATCCCGCTCTTCGAGCACATCCTCCGCGTCCACCTCGGTGAGCCGCTCCCCGCCGACCTCGGCGCCCGCGACGACGGCCGCGCCCGGCTGGAGTACCCGTACGCGGAGCGGGCGGGCACCCTGACCGCCGCGCCCGAGGCCACCGAGCGCACGGTGGACGGCGTCCGGCTGGTCTACCGGCCGCTGCGCGCGACCGGCGAACGGTACGAACTGCACCACACCAACCGGGACTACTTCGGCATTCTGCGGGCCACCGGAACCGACCAGGAGACGATCGACCGCGTCGTGACGGACTTCCTCGGGGCGCAGCGCTGGGAGATCACCCCGTGA
- a CDS encoding IucA/IucC family protein, translated as MLRVLSALLREDVVGLRTRSTLVEESDGSWLRLPYSYGGDGDGGYENALLLPVTEDGFQSEYAARLPLLRRASDGRELTGTDAVLRALRALADPADRDGFDAFAEECRQTAATLRLHDRVRAEVTGRLAERYGADTAYWTYARSPGFDALAAFHDHPVYPTSRGRSGLDESELRAYAPEFHEDVAPRWLVLPRAAVTESGGGPAEAYAYLWPTPASLGMPELRDTHTVLPVHPLTVGTPLDEALRATGLEGTAFLAEQAPLALVPTLSMRTLADRTYPLLHLKLPLATATLGLRNRRTIKPGTLADGAACQLLLSQVIAREPRFQDTVLLADERRYAHAGHELLAVLLRSYPEHLQNSVLVPMAALLAGAPDGRLVIDQLADRFYDGDPIALLDACLTLLFDWQTTLFGYGIALESHQQNISLALDQDRSTGTTRLRLVLKDNDGPRINTARLSRALGELPSRIDEFDDERIFCASDDPLVDLFTTITVHLCAGSYAFGLAGHGRAPLDDLLRLVRDRLSEAFDRLGGEPAELLRDRVLNAERLPVKAMVSAGTLLSKERSGAADINKHYTTGPNYLLVGTGSR; from the coding sequence ATGCTGCGCGTGCTCAGCGCGCTGCTGCGCGAGGACGTCGTCGGGCTGCGCACCCGCTCCACCCTCGTCGAGGAATCCGACGGCAGCTGGCTGCGGCTGCCCTACTCCTACGGTGGTGACGGGGACGGCGGCTACGAGAACGCGCTGCTGCTCCCGGTGACCGAGGACGGCTTCCAGAGCGAGTACGCCGCCCGGCTGCCGCTCCTGCGGCGCGCCTCGGACGGCCGCGAACTCACCGGCACCGACGCCGTACTGCGGGCGCTGCGCGCCCTGGCGGACCCCGCCGACCGGGACGGTTTCGACGCGTTCGCCGAGGAGTGCCGGCAGACCGCCGCGACCCTGCGGCTGCACGACCGGGTGCGCGCGGAGGTGACCGGCCGGCTCGCGGAGCGGTACGGCGCCGACACCGCGTACTGGACGTACGCCCGCAGTCCGGGCTTCGACGCGCTGGCCGCCTTCCACGACCACCCGGTGTATCCGACGTCGCGCGGCCGCAGCGGGCTCGACGAGTCCGAACTGCGCGCCTACGCACCGGAGTTCCACGAGGACGTGGCACCGCGCTGGCTCGTCCTGCCCCGCGCGGCCGTGACGGAGTCCGGCGGCGGCCCCGCCGAGGCGTACGCCTATCTGTGGCCGACGCCCGCCTCCCTCGGCATGCCGGAGCTGCGCGACACCCACACCGTGCTCCCGGTGCACCCGCTGACCGTCGGGACGCCGCTGGACGAGGCGCTGCGCGCCACCGGCCTGGAAGGGACCGCGTTCCTCGCCGAACAGGCACCCCTCGCCCTCGTCCCCACCCTGTCCATGCGCACGCTCGCGGACCGTACGTACCCGCTGCTGCACCTCAAGCTGCCGCTGGCCACCGCGACCCTGGGGCTGCGCAACCGGCGGACCATCAAGCCGGGCACGCTCGCCGACGGGGCCGCCTGCCAGCTGCTGCTGAGCCAGGTGATCGCCCGCGAACCCCGGTTCCAGGACACCGTGCTGCTCGCCGACGAGCGCCGCTACGCGCACGCCGGGCACGAACTCCTCGCCGTCCTGCTGCGCTCCTATCCGGAGCACCTGCAGAACTCCGTCCTGGTCCCGATGGCCGCGCTGCTCGCCGGCGCCCCGGACGGCCGGCTGGTGATCGACCAGCTCGCCGACCGCTTCTACGACGGCGACCCCATCGCTCTCCTGGACGCCTGTCTGACGCTGCTGTTCGACTGGCAGACCACGCTCTTCGGCTACGGGATCGCCCTGGAGTCGCACCAGCAGAACATCTCCCTCGCCCTGGACCAGGACCGCTCGACGGGCACCACCCGGCTGCGGCTGGTCCTGAAGGACAACGACGGGCCGCGTATCAACACCGCGCGGCTGAGCCGGGCGCTGGGTGAACTTCCGTCCCGTATAGACGAGTTCGACGACGAGCGGATCTTCTGCGCCTCCGACGACCCGCTCGTCGACCTGTTCACCACCATCACCGTCCACCTGTGCGCGGGCTCGTACGCCTTCGGGCTCGCCGGCCACGGGCGGGCGCCGCTGGACGACCTGCTGCGGCTGGTCCGCGACCGGCTCTCCGAGGCGTTCGACCGCCTGGGCGGCGAGCCGGCCGAGCTGCTGCGCGACCGCGTGCTGAACGCCGAGCGGCTCCCCGTCAAGGCGATGGTCAGCGCCGGGACACTGCTCAGCAAGGAGCGCTCCGGCGCGGCCGACATCAACAAGCACTACACGACAGGACCCAACTACCTGCTGGTCGGGACTGGTTCGCGGTGA
- a CDS encoding MFS transporter — protein sequence MSAEAATISAAPAPTLGRRQVHAVAACYFVASFAALGLPPYLTSILPELGDPTAHWAGLLYIVPTVFGGLAAPLWGRLADRYGRKRLLLRAQLGLALSFLLAGAADSLPTFTAALVLQGILGGTFAATNGYLAAGLDGTRLSWALTLMQGSARAALVAAPIVVGTLSPWLSPHRQYALLALLPLGAAAMLLALPEPRESVVVLEKPLAERRMTQRGAEPVAVAPPVTAQRRLLRELYVFEFAFVFSTVISFPYLIALLGDRISGISPVVSGSLFALPHLCYLLFAAPVHSAFRNRPRLGIALGFAAVAAGLAGHAVAGSLITFTAVRLLLGAGLTLGLVGLSLLAADAVQGRSPGRMFGTLEFVSKGGAVAAGVVAALGNSAFGPTAPVLAGTAVALITVAAAVHALFSHP from the coding sequence GTGAGCGCCGAAGCGGCGACGATCTCCGCCGCTCCGGCTCCCACCCTGGGGCGCCGCCAGGTGCACGCGGTCGCGGCCTGCTACTTCGTCGCCTCGTTCGCCGCGCTCGGCCTGCCCCCGTACCTGACGTCGATCCTGCCGGAACTGGGTGACCCGACCGCCCACTGGGCCGGGCTGCTCTACATCGTCCCGACGGTCTTCGGCGGCCTCGCCGCCCCGCTGTGGGGGCGGCTGGCCGACCGCTACGGGCGCAAACGGCTGCTGCTGCGGGCCCAGCTCGGGCTGGCGCTGTCGTTCCTGCTGGCCGGGGCCGCCGACTCGCTGCCCACCTTCACCGCCGCCCTGGTACTCCAGGGCATCCTCGGCGGGACCTTCGCCGCCACCAACGGCTATCTCGCGGCGGGGCTGGACGGCACCCGGCTGTCCTGGGCCCTGACCCTGATGCAGGGCAGCGCCCGCGCCGCCCTGGTCGCCGCGCCCATCGTGGTCGGCACGCTGTCCCCCTGGCTCTCCCCGCACCGCCAGTACGCGCTGCTCGCGCTGCTCCCGCTGGGCGCCGCCGCGATGCTGCTGGCGCTGCCGGAACCGCGCGAGTCGGTCGTGGTCCTGGAGAAGCCGCTCGCGGAGCGGCGGATGACGCAGCGGGGGGCCGAGCCGGTGGCGGTGGCGCCGCCGGTCACCGCGCAGCGCAGGCTGCTGCGGGAGCTGTACGTCTTCGAGTTCGCGTTCGTCTTCTCGACCGTGATCTCGTTCCCCTACCTCATCGCCCTGCTCGGGGACCGAATATCGGGGATCTCCCCGGTCGTCTCCGGGTCGCTCTTCGCCCTGCCGCACCTGTGTTACCTGCTCTTCGCGGCGCCCGTGCACTCCGCCTTCCGCAACCGCCCCCGGCTCGGTATCGCCCTGGGTTTCGCGGCGGTGGCCGCGGGTCTCGCCGGACATGCCGTGGCCGGTTCGCTGATCACGTTCACGGCCGTGAGGCTGCTGCTCGGCGCCGGGCTCACCCTCGGCCTGGTCGGTCTGTCGCTGCTCGCCGCCGACGCGGTGCAAGGCCGTTCCCCGGGAAGGATGTTCGGCACCCTGGAGTTCGTCTCCAAGGGCGGAGCCGTCGCCGCCGGAGTGGTCGCCGCACTCGGCAACAGCGCGTTCGGACCGACCGCACCCGTACTCGCGGGCACCGCCGTCGCCCTGATCACCGTCGCAGCCGCCGTACACGCTCTCTTCTCGCACCCTTGA
- a CDS encoding IucA/IucC family protein has protein sequence MTLPLRLAQPSAGLSDSRLSDSRLNDSGLPDADDVVAHTLLNCLLREVSGPEHQTAVADGHLLLRLPRAGALLRVALRRTSLIGAHRFTGPVAEQHADEWKELDWYRLAEYVHDELSLRTGVRNDEFLDQIVSSHRGVTAALSLPRPVPGDDGPGAPDYLESEQSLLFGHRFHPTPKARTGDPASWAAYAPEAGATFPLRHFAVREHLIAEERSEPGAADPLDRLRPVPAGYRLLPAHPWQYGLLHDHPALRAALACGDILDLGTGDAAATPTASVRTLYDGDTFLKFSLNIRITNCLRKNAAYELSGAVALTRLLAPVLADLAGRFPDSAMLREPAYRSLALPGADGRPDIGLLEGFGVIVRDGLDAHLRPGVTPLLAAAVADEYPTGSAHISRLLDGAGPQAALDWWTAYLRLLLPPVLAAYFDHGVVLEPHLQNVLIGVDGDGFPVQVLFRDLEGTKLVPEYHAATLAALPADVAAPMTYDAERGWDRVIYCLLVNHVAELLAALADLHPHSETALWARVHSVLREYADAHGCPPRLSALLAGVPLPAKANLLTRWERKADREAGYVRLPSPLAEDVLSGASAPGAAGCGTGDDSDRTEPWSTR, from the coding sequence ATGACGCTTCCCCTGCGCCTCGCGCAGCCCTCCGCCGGCCTTTCCGACAGCCGCCTTTCCGACAGCCGCCTCAACGACAGCGGCCTTCCCGACGCCGATGACGTCGTGGCCCACACCCTGCTCAACTGCCTGCTCCGCGAGGTCTCGGGACCCGAGCACCAGACGGCGGTCGCGGACGGCCACCTGCTGCTGCGGCTGCCCCGCGCGGGCGCGCTGCTGCGCGTCGCGCTGCGCCGCACCTCGCTGATCGGCGCGCACCGCTTCACCGGTCCCGTCGCGGAGCAACACGCGGACGAGTGGAAGGAGTTGGACTGGTACCGGCTCGCCGAGTACGTCCATGACGAGCTGTCGCTGCGGACCGGTGTGCGCAACGACGAGTTCCTGGACCAGATCGTCTCCAGCCACCGGGGCGTCACCGCCGCCCTGTCGCTCCCCCGTCCCGTGCCCGGCGACGACGGGCCCGGCGCCCCCGACTACCTGGAGTCGGAGCAGTCGCTGCTGTTCGGCCACCGCTTCCACCCCACCCCCAAGGCGCGCACCGGCGACCCGGCGTCATGGGCCGCGTACGCCCCCGAGGCGGGCGCGACGTTCCCGCTGCGGCACTTCGCCGTCCGCGAGCACCTCATCGCGGAGGAGCGCAGCGAACCCGGCGCCGCCGACCCGCTGGACCGGCTGCGGCCGGTGCCCGCCGGCTACCGGCTGCTGCCCGCGCACCCGTGGCAGTACGGGCTGCTGCACGACCACCCGGCGCTGCGCGCGGCCCTCGCCTGCGGCGACATCCTCGACCTGGGCACCGGCGACGCGGCCGCGACACCGACCGCGTCGGTCCGGACGCTGTACGACGGCGACACGTTCCTGAAGTTCAGCCTCAACATCCGGATCACCAACTGCCTGCGGAAGAACGCTGCTTACGAGCTGTCCGGCGCGGTCGCGCTCACCCGCCTGCTGGCGCCGGTCCTCGCCGACCTGGCCGGCCGTTTCCCGGACAGCGCCATGCTGCGGGAGCCCGCGTACCGCAGCCTCGCGCTGCCCGGCGCCGACGGGCGCCCGGACATCGGCCTGCTGGAAGGCTTCGGCGTCATCGTCCGCGACGGCCTGGACGCGCATCTGCGCCCCGGCGTCACCCCGCTGCTGGCCGCCGCCGTCGCCGACGAGTACCCCACCGGATCCGCGCACATCTCGCGGCTCCTCGACGGGGCGGGCCCGCAGGCCGCCCTCGACTGGTGGACGGCGTATCTGCGGCTGCTGCTCCCGCCGGTGCTCGCCGCCTACTTCGACCACGGCGTCGTGCTGGAACCGCATCTGCAGAACGTGCTGATCGGGGTGGACGGCGACGGCTTCCCGGTCCAGGTCCTCTTCCGCGATCTGGAGGGCACCAAGCTCGTCCCCGAGTACCACGCCGCCACCCTCGCCGCGCTGCCCGCCGACGTCGCGGCCCCCATGACGTACGACGCGGAACGCGGCTGGGACCGCGTCATCTACTGCCTGCTCGTCAACCACGTCGCCGAACTGCTCGCGGCCCTCGCCGATCTGCACCCGCACTCCGAGACGGCCCTGTGGGCGCGGGTGCACTCCGTGCTGCGCGAGTACGCGGACGCCCACGGCTGCCCGCCGCGGCTCAGCGCCCTGCTCGCCGGGGTCCCGCTGCCCGCCAAGGCCAACCTCCTGACCCGCTGGGAGCGCAAGGCCGACCGCGAGGCCGGCTATGTACGGCTGCCCTCACCGCTGGCCGAGGACGTGCTCTCCGGGGCTTCGGCCCCGGGCGCGGCGGGCTGCGGAACCGGCGACGACAGCGACCGGACCGAGCCCTGGAGCACCCGATGA
- a CDS encoding type III PLP-dependent enzyme, translating to MTPNPSAGAALLTDAVRERAAYLAADDLPAYLYDLAELRAHAAAVRAALPERVELYYAAKANPEPEILTALAPYVDGFEVSSGGELAHVRKAVPDRPLAFGGPGKTPAEIAAALELGVERFHVESEYELRMLGHLAAELAPGRTVPVLLRFNLPVPGAALEGSSLAMGGRPTPFGLDPAQADGAVRLLTDGSHPQLELRGIHAHLASGLDAAAQLAVAAEVVAFAVGLAARHGIALPEVNVGGGMTVDYADPGARFDWTAYGEGLARLTAAHPGLLLRIEPGRALSAYCGWYATEALDVKPSHGEEFAVLRGGTHHLRTPATKGHDQPCAVLPVDHWPHPWPRPAAEQDHVTLTGQLCTPKDVLARRVPAPGLRAGDRVVFALAGAYAWNISHHDFLMHPRPGFHFLGSA from the coding sequence ATGACCCCGAACCCTTCCGCCGGCGCGGCGCTGCTGACCGACGCGGTCCGCGAACGGGCCGCGTACCTCGCCGCCGACGACCTGCCCGCCTACCTCTACGACCTGGCGGAGCTGCGCGCCCACGCCGCGGCCGTACGGGCCGCGCTCCCCGAGCGCGTCGAGCTCTACTACGCCGCCAAGGCCAACCCCGAGCCGGAGATCCTGACCGCGCTCGCCCCGTACGTCGACGGTTTCGAGGTCTCCTCCGGCGGCGAACTGGCCCACGTCCGCAAGGCCGTCCCGGACCGCCCGCTGGCCTTCGGCGGGCCCGGCAAGACCCCGGCCGAGATCGCGGCGGCGCTGGAGCTGGGCGTGGAACGCTTCCACGTGGAGAGCGAGTACGAGCTGCGGATGCTCGGCCACCTCGCCGCGGAACTGGCCCCCGGCCGGACCGTTCCGGTCCTGCTGCGTTTCAACCTGCCGGTGCCGGGCGCGGCGCTGGAGGGCAGCTCGCTGGCGATGGGCGGCCGCCCGACACCGTTCGGCCTCGATCCCGCACAGGCCGACGGCGCCGTACGGCTGCTCACCGACGGCAGCCACCCCCAGCTGGAGCTGCGCGGCATCCACGCGCACCTCGCCAGCGGCCTCGACGCGGCGGCGCAGCTCGCCGTGGCCGCCGAGGTGGTCGCGTTCGCGGTGGGCCTGGCCGCCCGGCACGGCATCGCGCTGCCCGAGGTGAACGTGGGCGGCGGCATGACCGTGGACTACGCCGATCCCGGCGCGCGCTTCGACTGGACCGCCTACGGCGAAGGGCTCGCGCGTCTCACCGCCGCCCACCCCGGTCTGCTGCTGCGCATCGAGCCGGGCCGCGCCCTCAGCGCCTACTGCGGCTGGTACGCCACCGAGGCGCTGGACGTGAAGCCCAGCCACGGCGAGGAGTTCGCCGTGCTGCGCGGCGGCACCCACCATCTGCGCACCCCGGCGACCAAGGGCCACGACCAGCCCTGCGCGGTCCTGCCCGTCGACCACTGGCCCCACCCGTGGCCGCGCCCCGCCGCCGAACAGGACCACGTCACCCTCACCGGCCAGCTCTGCACCCCGAAGGACGTCCTCGCCCGCCGGGTCCCGGCGCCCGGCCTGCGGGCCGGCGACCGGGTGGTGTTCGCGCTGGCCGGGGCGTACGCGTGGAACATCTCCCACCACGACTTCCTGATGCATCCCCGGCCGGGCTTCCACTTCCTGGGCAGTGCTTGA